A section of the Neorhodopirellula lusitana genome encodes:
- a CDS encoding DEAD/DEAH box helicase has protein sequence MAVASAGAQRESLTCEIDDTLSWSAQSDMVVETQTLQWAPLQTTRVPIKLPPLRVQTNGFLFPEAASWIPKAAPNPKPAIAGRIGEEDPAASLKKSRRRIGKHARIKPPNDIVKLQDRLYYLLQPPLDLLVGSGQLNFPFEPFPYQLDGIAYLFPRYACVLADEMGLGKTMQAISTMRMLLCSGELRSILLVCPKPLVSNWIREFSVWAPEIPVSAIEGNAAKREFQWRAPEFPVKIANYELLMRDKEIVLEGGLHFDLVALDEAQRIKNSSNSTSEIVKAIPRTRSWALTGTPVENSPDDLVGIFDFLSPGYLTAGMPLPQMAKAASDYILRRTKDMVLDDMPPKLFRDADVDLTPEQWQRYEAAETEGIVHLEELEESLTIQHVFELVLRLKQICNFDPVTGASAKLQRLEADMEEVAASGHKAILFSQWTKTIEKMKPALARYNPLEYHGKIPHKQREQVIDRFKNDPDANIILMSYGAGSVGLNLQFCRYVFLFDRWWNPAIEDQAINRAHRIGAAGSVTVTRMMAANTIEQRIAAVLDEKREMFDALFATQHSNEVATKPHKNSPLSRTGGLSRDEIFGLFDLRAPGGKKVA, from the coding sequence ATGGCCGTGGCCTCGGCCGGCGCGCAGCGAGAATCATTGACTTGCGAGATCGATGACACGCTGAGTTGGTCGGCGCAAAGCGACATGGTTGTGGAGACTCAGACGCTCCAGTGGGCGCCGTTGCAGACGACTCGTGTGCCGATCAAGTTACCGCCTCTGCGAGTCCAAACGAACGGGTTCTTGTTCCCCGAGGCGGCTTCGTGGATCCCCAAGGCGGCTCCCAACCCGAAGCCTGCGATCGCGGGTCGTATTGGCGAAGAGGATCCTGCAGCAAGCCTTAAGAAGTCTCGCCGCCGGATCGGGAAGCATGCTCGGATCAAGCCGCCTAACGATATCGTGAAGCTGCAAGACCGACTGTACTACCTTTTGCAACCACCGCTGGATTTGTTGGTGGGCAGTGGTCAGCTGAATTTCCCTTTTGAGCCGTTCCCTTATCAACTTGATGGGATCGCGTACCTGTTTCCTCGCTACGCATGTGTGCTGGCGGATGAAATGGGTTTAGGGAAAACGATGCAAGCGATCAGCACCATGCGGATGCTGTTATGCAGCGGCGAGCTTCGCAGTATTCTGCTGGTTTGCCCAAAGCCCTTGGTGAGTAACTGGATTCGAGAGTTTAGTGTCTGGGCGCCGGAAATTCCCGTCTCGGCGATCGAGGGCAACGCCGCCAAACGTGAGTTCCAGTGGCGTGCACCGGAGTTTCCGGTCAAGATTGCCAACTACGAACTGTTGATGCGGGACAAAGAGATTGTCTTGGAAGGCGGGCTGCATTTTGACCTCGTCGCGCTCGACGAAGCACAACGCATCAAGAATAGTAGTAATTCAACCAGCGAGATCGTTAAGGCGATTCCTCGTACTCGTTCGTGGGCTTTGACCGGCACGCCGGTCGAAAACTCCCCGGACGACTTAGTTGGTATTTTTGACTTTTTGTCGCCAGGCTATTTGACCGCCGGCATGCCGTTGCCACAAATGGCGAAGGCGGCCAGCGACTATATTCTGCGACGCACCAAAGACATGGTGCTCGACGACATGCCGCCGAAACTGTTTCGTGACGCCGATGTCGACCTCACGCCTGAGCAATGGCAGCGGTACGAGGCGGCCGAGACCGAAGGAATCGTGCACCTGGAAGAACTTGAAGAATCGCTGACGATCCAACACGTTTTTGAATTGGTCCTTCGTCTGAAACAGATCTGCAACTTTGACCCCGTAACCGGCGCCAGTGCCAAATTACAGCGTCTGGAAGCTGATATGGAAGAGGTGGCTGCCAGTGGCCACAAAGCGATTTTATTCAGCCAGTGGACGAAAACGATCGAGAAGATGAAACCAGCTTTGGCTCGTTACAATCCGCTCGAGTACCACGGGAAAATCCCGCACAAGCAACGCGAACAGGTGATCGACCGTTTTAAAAACGATCCCGATGCCAATATCATTTTGATGAGCTACGGCGCTGGTAGCGTGGGCCTGAACTTGCAGTTTTGCCGTTACGTGTTCCTGTTCGATCGTTGGTGGAATCCGGCGATTGAAGATCAGGCGATTAATCGGGCCCACCGTATTGGTGCGGCCGGTAGCGTGACGGTCACGCGTATGATGGCGGCGAACACGATCGAGCAACGCATCGCAGCGGTGCTTGACGAAAAACGAGAGATGTTCGACGCCTTGTTCGCAACGCAACACAGCAACGAAGTCGCAACCAAGCCACACAAGAACAGCCCGCTGTCACGCACCGGTGGCCTATCACGCGATGAGATTTTCGGACTGTTTGATCTTCGCGCCCCCGGTGGAAAGAAAGTCGCCTAG